ATGTCCGGCGTGCAGGTGGGAATCGTCGCCGACCTCGAGCTGCGAGGGCGCCAGCGCGGCCTGCAGCAGGGAGCGGATGCGTTCGACGCGGGTGTTCGTATCAACGGTGCTCATGCGTCCTCCTGTTCCTGGATGTGTTTCGACAGCATCAGGGTCTGGATGACGATGAAGGCAAAGAAGATGCCCGTCACGCCGAACAGCTTGAAGCTGACCCAGGCGCCGGTATTCCCCTTGAAGACGATGAAGGCCATGACCAGGTTCAGCACGCCGACCAGGGCGAAGAAGCTCATCCACGCGTAGCCGACCTTGGCCCAGACCGGCTCGGGCAGCCTGATCTGCGCTTCCATGGCCTTGCGCACCAGGTTCTTCCGGAAACCGAACTGGGCGACGAACAGGGCCAGCGCGAAGGCCCAGTACAGGATGGTCGGCTTCCACTTGATGAAGTTCTCGTCGTGGAAGTAGATGGTTGCGCCGCCGGTCACGGCGATCACGCCCAGGGACAGCCACAGCATGCCGTCGACCTTGCGCCCGCGCGCCAGCAGGTAGAGGATCTGCAGCACGGTGGCGACGATGCCGACCGCGGTGGCGAGCATGATCGGCGACTGGGCCGGGGTGACGTTGCCGCCGGCGATCAGGCCGCCCATGTACTGGACGGCGAAGGCGTGGGCGGCCTCCTGGTGGCCGTCCGCGAACTTGTAGACGGCGAAGAAAAGAATGACCGGAAAGAAGTCGAACAGGAATTTCATGTGTGCTTGTCTGGAGAACTCGGGAGCGTGAAAGCCGTGATTATGCCGGTTCGAAGCGCAGTGCGGCGGAATTGATGCAATAGCGCAAGCCGGTCGGCGGCGGGCCGTCTTCGAAGACGTGGCCCAGGTGCGCATCGCAGACGGCGCAGATGATCTCGGTGCGCACCATGCCATGGGTGCGGTCGACCTTCTCGATCACATTGTCCGGGTCGATGGCGCGGAAGTAGCTGGGCCAGCCGCAGCCGGACTCGAACTTGGCGTCGGACTCGAACAGCGGCGTGTCGCAGCACACGCAGTGGTAGATGCCGTGCTCGTGATGGTCCCAGAACTTGCCGGTGAAGGCGCGTTCGGTGGCCGCGTGGCGGGTCACCTGGTATTCCATCGGGTCGAGCTGGGCGCGCCATTCGGCGTCGGTCTTGGTCACTTTTTCGGTCATGATGTTTATCGTTCAGTTGAATCAGGAGGAACAGCTCACTTCGAGATGCGAGGCCCAGTCCGGGGGCAGGGCCGCGTAGGCCTCGTTTTCCGGCTGTTCGTCGAAGGGATGCTCGAGCACGGCAAGGAGCTTGCGCACTTCGCCGAAATCGCCATTCTGCGCCTTTTCGATTGCGGTCTGGGCCAGATAGTTGCGCAGGACGTACTTTGGATTGACCCGCGCCATGGCGTCGCGGCGGACGGCATCGACGCTGCCTTCGCGGCGCAGGCGGGCGCGGTAGTCCACCGCCCAGGCGTCGAAGGCAGGCCGGTCGAGGAAGAGATCGCGCAGCGGCGCATCGGCTTCCTCACGGTCGGCATCGAGCACCTCGACCCGCAGCCCGCCCAGCCTGCGGAAGAACTGCGTGAAGTCGACATGGTTCTCATGCATCAGCTTGAACATGGTGTCGAACAGTTCGCGGTCGGCCACCCGCATGGCCTCCTCCTGCGTAGTGGCCAGGCCCAGCTTGGCGTGCACGAGTTCGTCGAACTTGTCGCCGTAGGCATCGACATAGCCGTCCAGCGCGGCCTCGGCCGCTTCCTTGTCCCCGATGAGGGGCAGGAGGGCGTTCGCCAGCGCATAGCAGTTCCAGTGGCCGACCGGCACCTGGTTCGAATACGAATAGCGGCCGCCCTGGTCGGTGTGGTTGCAGATGTGGTCGACGTCGAAGGCTTCCATGAAGCCGAAGGGACCGTAGTCGAGGGTGAGGCCGAGGATGGACATGTTGTCCGTGTTCATCACGCCGTGCATGAAGCCGACCGCCTGCCAGTGCGCGATCATGCGCGCGGTGCGGCGCGTGACCTCGGCCAGCAGTTCCAGGTAGGGATTGGCGGCGCCCTGCAGTTCCGGATAGAACTCGCGGATCACGTAGTCGGCCAGGGTGCGCAGCTCTTCCTGCTTGCCGCGGTAATGCCAGTGTTCGAAGGAGCCGAAGCGGACGAAGGAAGGCGCCATCCGGGTCACCACGGCGGCGGTCTCGAGCGTTTCGCGCACCACCTGCTGGTGTGAGCCGGTGAGCATCAGGGCGCGCGTGGTCGGGATGCCGAGCGCGGCCATCGCCTCGGAGCACAGGAATTCGCGGATCGACGAGCGCAGCACGGCGCGGCCGTCGCCCATGCGCGAGTAGGGCGTCATGCCGGCGCCCTTCAGTTGCAGCTCCATCGGTCCCTCGGGGCCGCGCAACTCGCCCAGCAGGATGGCGCGGCCGTCGCCGAGCTGTCCGGCCCAGTGGCCGAACTGGTGGCCCGAATACACGGCGGACAGCGGTTTCGCGCGCGGCGGGACCTGGTTGCCGCTGAAGACGGCGACGATATCTTCCTGGCTCAGCGCCGCAGCGTCGAGTCCAGCCAATGCGGCCGCCTTGCCGCTGGCCGCAACAAAATACGGCGCAGGCAGCGGCGTCGGCATCAGGCGCGTGTAGAACGCGGGGGGCAATTCCGCGAAGGAATTGTCGAAGGGCAGATCGTCAGCGGTAATGGCGGTTCCTTTCAAGTTGCCGGGATTTTAACCCAGTCCGCGCTATTGTATGGGCACGCTTGTGCGCGGCCATGCGCCTGGTGCGTCGCAGCATCGAAAGTCGTTGACGCTTTCCGCACGACCGTTCCAAACTCAGCCGCAAAGGCCACCAGGAGACCCGATGACTTCGTTCCAGCAAAGCCCGCTTCAAAGCCCGCTGACAGGACAGATGATGAGCCAGCCGCTCTCGATCTCGAGCATCATCCAGTTTGCCGCCCGCCATTATGGCAGTACCGAAATCGTGTCGCGGCGCGTCGAGCCCGACCTGCCGGAGCTGCACCGCTACACCTACCGCGACTGCGAACTGCGCGCGCGCCGGCTCGCGCGCGCGCTCGAAGGGCGCGGCGTGGCGATGGGCGAGCGGGTCGGCACCCTGGCCTGGAACGGCTACCGCCACCTGGAGCTGTATTACGCGGTGTCGGGTTCGGGCGCGGTCCTGCATACCATCAATCCGCGCCTGCATCCCGAGCAGATCGCCTGGATCGTCAACCACGCCGAAGACCAGCTGCTGTTCTTCGACCTGAGCTTCCTGCCGCTGGTGGAGGCGATCGCGCCGCATTGCCCGACCGTCAAGGCCTTCGTGCTGATGAGCGACCGCGCGTACATGCCGGCCGGATCGCCGGTCGCGAACCTGCTGTGCTACGAAGAGCTGATCGAGGCGGCCGACGCCGATTACGCCTGGCCGCTGTTCGACGAGAACGCCGCCGCTTCGCTGTGCTACACCTCGGGCACCACCGGCAATCCGAAGGGCGCGCTGTACTCGCACCGCTCGACCGTGCTGCATGCCTATGCCTCGGCGCTGCCGAACGTCCTGAACGTGTCCGCCGGCGACACCGTGCTGCCGGTGGTGCCGATGTTCCATGTGAACGCCTGGGGCCTGCCTTATTCGGTGCTGCTGTCGGGCGCGAAGATGGTGTTCCCGGGCGCCCGGCTCGATGGCAAGTCGCTGTACGAGCTGTTCGAGCAGGAAGGCGTGAGCTTCTCGGCCGGGGTGCCGACGGTCTGGCTGGGCCTGATCAATTACGCGCTGCAGAACGGGCTCGGGTTCTCGACCTTCCGCCGCACCGTGATCGGCGGCTCGGCGTGCCCGCCGGCGATGATGGACACCCTGATCGACCGCTTCGGCGTGCAGGTCATCCACGGCTGGGGCATGACGGAGATGTCGCCGCTCGGCACCACCGGCGGCCTGCTGGCCAAGCACCGCGACCTGCCGAAGGAGGAACAGCGCAAGATCCTGCAAAAACAGGGCCACGCGATCTACGGCGTCGACATGAAGATCGTCGACGACGAGGGGCGCGAACTGCCCTGGGACGGCCACAGCTCCGGCCACCTGCTCGTGAAGGGGCCCTGGATCATCGCCAGTTACTTCCGACAGGAGGGTGGCGAGGTCCTGCAGGACGGCTGGTTCCCGACCGGCGACGTGGCCACCATCGATCCGGACGGCTTCATGCAGATCACCGACCGCAGCAAGGACGTGATCAAGTCCGGCGGCGAGTGGATCGGCTCGATCGACCTGGAGAACATCGCGATGGGCCACCCGGCCGTCATGCAGGCGGCCTGCATCGGCGTGCGGCACCCGAAATGGGACGAGCGGCCCTTGCTGCTGGTCGTGCGCAAGCCGGGGGCGGAACTCACGCGCGAAGAACTGCTCGCCTTCTTCGAAGGGAAGATCGCGAAGTTCTGGATGCCGGACGATGTCGTGTTCGTGGACGCGCTGCCGATCGGCGGCACCGGCAAGATCCAGAAGAACAAGCTGCGCGAGCAGTACGGCGACTACCGCCTGCCCGGCGCATGAGGCCGGGAATGAAGCCGCGCTTATGAGGCCTCTTATGAGGCCGCAATTCAGGTCGGCGTGTCGGTGTCGTCCCAGTCGGCGTTCTCGAAGCGGGTGAGCCAGTTGAGGGCATGGTGGCGCTCCGCGACGACGCCGGCGTCGAGGCCCGCCGGCAGCGCCTGGCCGTCGATGCGCGACTGCCGCACCAGCCAGTGCAGGCGGTAGTGCAGGTCGAGGGCGTCCAGGATCTCGGCGCCGGGGCGCAGGAGCGCCTTGGCGCCGACCGCTTCCTCGGCGCGTTCCAGCAGGGTTCGCGAAGTCGTCGCCGCATCGCAGGGCCCGTCCGGCCAGGGCAGGTCGGCCAGGCCCAGCGCCCACTCCAGGGTCAGCAGGCTCTCGTAGCGCCATGAAAATTGGGTGAGCTCGGCCTCGGAGGGCTGCTCGTTCTGCAGGAAGGCGGTTTCCTGCGGACTGAGGGCCTGCCGCACGCCGGGCAGTTTCTGCTCGAGTTCCGCCACCGGCACCGGCTTGCTGGCCGCCAGCGATTCGGCCCGGAGCGCCACGGCCAGCAGGGCCACGGCCCGGCTTCCGACCTCGGCCGCCGAGCGCAGGCGCAGTTCCGCCATGGCCAGCAGCGGCGGCAGCGTGGCCGCCGGATGCAGACCGCGGGCCGCCAGCGTGGCCTCGGTCGCGGCCTTGCGCTGCCGGGCCTCGGCGGGGAAGGGTACGGCGGCCTCGCTGTCCGCGCCGCCGTCCGTGCTCGAGACCAGCACCTTCCAATGCGGATCGCGCAACTGGCCATCCGGCAGGAGCAGCAGGGCATTCGCCTGCAGCGCCCATTCCGTGAGGGCGGCCGTGTGCTGGCGCGAGATGGCGAAACTGAACTGGTGCCGGGTGCGCTGGATATGGCGCATGGCGTGGTAGCGGATACTGGTCATCTGTCCGTCGCCCAGCGACTGCAGGTAATGCAGCAGGCCGTCGAGCTGGCGGCGCATCTCGGGATCGGACTCGTCGCAGCGTCCCTCCATGCGATGCGCGAAGGACGGGGCCGCGACCGTCGTCAGGGTCGAATAAGCGTTGACGAGCAGCTCGTCCTTGTCCGCGCCGGTGCGCGGGGTGAATAGTTTTTTCAGCTGTTTGAACATCGGTCGGAATTGGTGGGCGGTTCGGTGCGGGCCCTTGCCCGCGCCGCGTATTGTGCGCCATTCCCGCCGGATTGACCAAGCGCCCGGATGTGGGCCTCTCAGGCCGCCTGCGCCGCCGCCAGTTCCGCATCCAGGGCGGTCACGCGCCGCCAGGCCGGCCGGGCGCGCAGGCGCGCGATATAGTCCGTCAGCTCGGGCAGCTCGGGCACCAGCTTGAATGCGGTGGTCCAGGCCAGGGCGTAGCCCCACAGGATGTCGGCGGCGGAGAAGCGCTCGCCCAGCAGCCAGGGGCCGGCGCGCAGCTGGCGCGCGAGGGTGGCCAGCATGGTGTCGTAGTCGCCGTAGGGGCTCATCGACGGCGGTGCGGGCTCGCGCTTCATCGCCAGGTCGATCACGGCCGGCTCGAAACAGGCGCCGTGGAAGACCATCCAGCGCAGCCAGGGGCCGCGCAGCGGGTCGTCGATGGCCGGGGCAAGGCCTTGTTGCGGAAACAGGTCGGCCAGCCAGATCATGATCGCGGCCTGCTCGGCCACCAGGGTGTCGCCCGCCTCCTGGCGGAACAGTACCGCGGGCACCTTGCCCATCGGGTTGAGCGCCAGGAAGCGCGGCGTGCGCGTTTCTCCGGCTTTCAGGTTCACCGCCTCCAGTTCGTAGGGCGCGCCCAGCTCCTCGAGCAGGATGCGGACGGCGCCGGAACGGGAGTGCGGGGCGTGGAAGAGGGTGATGGTGGGGTGCATGAGGACCTCGTGCGTGGTGGGGATGGTCAGGATAGGGCCGCAAAAAGTTGGCGTCTTGTAAAAACACGAATGCTAGAATCGTGGTCAACGATCCCAGCCATGATGCCGACGTCCATCCAACCCGATGAGCCAACCCGCCACCGTCCAGGAACGCCCGAAAGGCGTGGTCGCGCCAGCCCAGGCGCGCAGCATGTTCCGCATGGAACGCTACCTGCCGGCGCCCGGACTCGCCGCTTTTCTCGATCATGTGTGGGTCGTCGAATGGGACCTGGCCGAGCGGCCGCCCTACGTGCAGCGCACCCTGCCTTACCCCTGCGTGCATCTCGTGTTCGACCGCGCGCGCAGCGGCATCTGGGGCGTGCCCACCGGCGCCTTCGACTATGAACTGAAAGGCGCGGGCAAGGTCTGCGGCCTGCGCTTCCGGCCCGGGGCCTTCCGCGCCATCCTCGGGCGGCCGGTGCATTCGATTGCCGACCGGGTGCTGGCGCTGTCCGACGTCTTCCCCTGGGACGAGGCGGCGGCCATGTGCGCGGTGCTCGACAGCGCCGACGATGCGGCCATGGTCGCCGCGGCCGGCGCCCTGCTGGCGCCGCGGCTGCCGGCGCCCGATCCGCAGGTGGAACGCATCGCCGCCATCCTGCGCACGGTGGAGAACACGCCCGGCCTGACCCAGGTCGAGCGGCTCGCGGCCGAAGCGGGGATGAGCGTGCGCAGCCTCCAGCTGCTGTTCAGCGACTACGTCGGGGTCAGCCCCAAGTGGGCGATCCGGCGCTTTCGCCTGCACGAAGCCGCCGACCGCCTGGCGAACGGCGAACAGCCCGACCTGGCGGCGCTGGCCCAGGATCTCGGCTACTTCGACCAGGCCCATTTCAGCGCCGACTTCCGCAAGCTGGTCGGCGAGTCGCCGGCGCATTACCGGGATCGCGCCCGCCGGGCCGCGGCCTGAACTTCCACCCAGCCACCCGCCCCATGTTCTCAGTCATCGACAGCTTCCTGATGGACGACCGCCCGCGGCGCCTGGCCGGCCTGCGGCGCGGCGTCGCCGAGTTCATCTGGTTCGGCATCAAGGAAGCGCGCGCCTGCCTGTTCGTGGGCCTGTTCTTCGCCGCCATCTTCCTGATGCCGCGCGCCGGCCTGTTCGGGGTCCCGCGCTACGACCTGCTGCTGGCGGCGGCGGTCGCGATCCAGCTGTGGATGGTGCGGATGAAGCTGGAGACCTGGGACGAGCTGAAGGCGGTCTGCCTGTTCCACGCGGTCGGTTTCGCGCTGGAAGCCTTCAAGGTCTCCGGCGGCATCCAGTCCTGGAGCTACCCGGATTTCGGCTACACCAAGGTATTCGGCGTGCCGCTGTTCTCCGGCTTCATGTACGCGGCGATCGGCAGCTACATCGTGCAGGCCTGGCGCCTGCTCGACCTGCGCGTGCGCCACCATCCGCCGTACTGGATGGCGACCGCGATCGCGGTCCTGATCTACCTGAACTTCTTCACCCACCACTACATCGGCGACTACCGCTGGTACCTGGCCGCCTGCGCCCTCGGGCTGTACTCGCGCACCACGGTGGTGTTCCGCCCCCTGGACCGCGACCGCCGCATGCCGCTGATGCTGGGTTTCGTCCTGACCGGCTTCTTCATCTGGATGGCCGAGAACATCGGCACCTTCTGGGGCGTGTGGCGCTACCCGAACCAGCTGGGCGCCTGGTCGGCGGTCCACATCAGCAAGTGGAGTTCGTGGTCGCTGCTGGTCATCATGACCTTTACCATCGTGGCGAGCCTGAAGCATGTGAAGGCGAAGATCCACATTGCCGAACCCTGAGACCGAATCATGGAAACCCAACGACTCATCCTGCGCCCCTTCACCCTCGACGACGCCGAAGCCTGGCTGCCCCTGATCACGCTGCCGGAGATCGTCCGCTACACCGGCGACACGCCGGTCGCCTCCGTCGACGAGGCGCGCGAGGTCCTGCGCACCCGGCCCCTGCGCGACTACGCCGTGCACGGCTACGGACGCATGGCCGTCATCGAAAAGGCCAGCGGACGGCTGATCGGCTTCAGCGGTCTGAAATACCTGGAGGACCTGCACGAGGTCGACATCGGCTACCGCTTCCTGCCGGACTGCTGGGGCAAGGGCTATGCGTCCGAATCCGCCGGGGTGCTGATGGAACATGGCCGGCGCGTGCACGGCTTCAGGCGCATCGTCGGCATGGCGCATCCGGACAATGCCGGGTCCATCCGCGTGCTCGACAAGCTCGGCCTGCGCTTCGAGCGGCTGCTGGACCCGGAGCCGGACGGCGTGCGGCTCAGGCTGTATGCGGACGCCCCGGCAAAATAACACGACCGTACTTTTATCGCTTATAGTATGGGTTGACGTTTCAACATACCGATACCTATACAAAGGGAGACCCATGAGCGCCGATTACCAGGTCCAGAACCATGTCGCCGTCATCACGCTGAACAACCCGCCGGTCAACGGCCTCGGCCTGGCCACGCGCAGCGCCGCCGTCGAGGCGCTGCAGCGCGCCGAAGCCGACCCCGGGGTCAAGGCGGTCGTCATCACCGGCGCCGGCAAGGCCTTCTCGGGCGGCGCCGACATTCGCGAGTTCAATTCGCCGAAAGCCCTGACCGAACCGACCCTGCACACCCTGATCCGCACCGCGGAGGGACTGGCCAAGCCGGTGGTCGCCGCGGTCCACAGCGTCTGCATGGGCGGCGGCCTGGAGCTGGCGCTGGGCTGCCACTACCGCGTGGCCGTGCCGGGCGCCCAGATCGCGCTGCCCGAAGTGAAGCTCGGCCTGCTGCCGGGCGCCGGCGGCACGCAGCGCCTGCCGCGCGTGCTGGGCCTGGAAGCCGCGCTGGACATGATCGTATCGGGCAATCCGGTGCCGTCCGAGAAGCTGGCGGGCAGCCTGTTCGACGAAGTGTTCCCGGCCGGGACCGAGCTGGTCGCCGCCGCCGTCGCCTTCGCCGACAAGGTCGCCGACGCGCGGCCGCTGCCCCGGGTCCGCGACCGCACAGTGGAACACGCGGACGCACAGGGCTTCCTGGACGCCGCACGCGCCAGGGTGAAAGCCGCCGCCGGCGCCTTCCCGGCGCCGCTCGAATGCGTCGAGACCATCGCCGCCGCCGTCAAGCTGCCGTTCGAGGAGGGCTGCAAGTTCGAGCGCGAGCGCTTCATCCACTTGACCCAGACCGTGGAATCGAAGGCCCTGCGCCACGCCTTCTTCGCCGAACGGGCCGCCGGCAAGATCCCCGATGTGCCGGCCGACACGCCGGTCCGCGAGATCCGCTCGGCGGCCGTGGTCGGCGCCGGCACCATGGGCGGCGGCATTGCGATGAACTTCGCGAACGCCGGCATCCCGGTCACCATCCTCGAGATGCAGCAGGAGGCGCTGGACAAGGGTTTGGCGACGATCCGCAGGAACTACGAGAACACCGTCAGGAAGGGCAAGCTGACGCCTGACAAGTGCGAGCAGCGCATGGCGCTGGTGAAGGGCACGCTGGCCTACGAGGACATCGCCCAGGCCGACATCGTGATCGAAGCGGTATTCGAAGACTTGAAGGTGAAGGAGAGCGTGTTCCGCCAGCTCGACGCGGTCATGAAGCCGGGCGCGATCCTGGCTTCGAACACCTCGACCCTGGACCTGGACCGGATCGCCGGCTTCACGCAGCGTCCGCAGGACGTGATCGGCCTGCACTTCTTCAGCCCGGCCAACGTAATGAAGCTGCTCGAGATCGTGCGCGGCGCCCGGACCGGCAAGGACGTGCTGGCGACCGCGCTGGCGCTGTCGAAGAAGCTCAAGAAGACCGGGGTGGTGAGCGGCGTGTGCGACGGCTTCATCGGCAACCGCATGGTCGAGCAGTACATCTGCCAGGCCGGCTTCCTGCTGGACGAAGGCGCGCTGCCCCGGCAGGTCGACCGGGCCATCGAAGACTTCGGCTTCGCCATGGGACCGTTCCGGATGGGCGACCTGGCCGGGAACGACATCGGCTGGTATATCCGCAAGCGCCGCGCGGTCGAGATGCCCGGGGTGGCCTACTCGAAGACCGCCGACCTGCTGTGCGAGCAGGGCCGCTTCGGCCAGAAGACCGGGGCCGGCTGGTACGACTACCAGGCCGGCGACCGCAGCCCGCATCCGTCCCAGCCGGTGGACGACATGATCGTCCGGCATTCGAAAGAGCTGGGCATCGAGCGCAGGGAAATTTCCGACCGGGAGATCGTCGAACGCCTTGTCTACGCCCTGGTGAACGAGGGCGCGAAGATCCTGGAAGAGGGCATCGCGCTGCGCGCTTCCGACATCGACATGGTCTACCTGAGCGGCTACGGCTTCCCGCTCTACCGCGGCGGCCCGATGTTCTACGCCGATACGGTGGGCCTGCCGACGGTGCTGGCGGCGATCGAGCAGTATGCGCGCGGCTACCACGGCGAGGCGTGGCAGCCGGCGCCCCTGCTGCAGCGCCTGGCGGCGGAAGGACGCGGGTTCAATAGCTAGGCCCGATATGTTAGGCTCGGTATCCCTGAGAATACCGAGCCCGACGTGAAAAATGCCCTCCTGATCGCGACCGCCTGCCTGCTCGGCCTGCTGTCGACGACCGGCGCTTCGCTGCCTTACCCGATACTGCCGCCGCTGTTCGTGAACGGGGCCGCGGACGGCTTCACCAACTTCCTCGGCCTGCCGCCCAAGCTGCTGTTCGCTTGCGCCCTGATGGTCAACCCGGTCGGCCTGCTGATCGGCACCTCGGTGCTCGGATCGCTGTCGGACCGCTACGGCCGCCGGCCGCTGCTGCTGTTCACCACCGTCGGCGCCGCCCTCGGCCACTTTCTTAGCGCCTGGGCGCTGGCGGTGCGCTCCTATCCGCTGTTCCTGCTGGCGCGCTTCGGCACCGGCCTGCTCGAGGGACAGAGCGCGATCGTGCGTGCGATGCTGGCCGAGCGCCTGCAGGGGCCGATCCGCAACCACGCGCTGTCCTGGCTGAACGGTGCGCTGCACCTGGGCTGGCTGGTCGGGCCGCTGCTGGCCGGCTTCACGGTGGGCTGGGGCCTGACGGTGCCCTTCCACATCGCCGCCGTGGCGCTGCTGCTGGGCGCGGCGCTGGTCGCGATCGCACTGGAACGCCAGCCGCGCGTGGACGGTCCGGGCTGGTCGGCGATGTGGAGCGTGGCGCGCGAACGGCATGCCTTCAACCTGCTGCGCCACGAGGGCCTGCGCAGCCTGTTCGGCGTGCAGCTGGCGTATACTTGCGGCGTCACCGCCTTCTACGAGTTCTATCCGCTGTGGCTGGTCGAGGTCGGCCACTACGATACCCGCGCGATCTCGCTGGTCAACGTCGGCATGTGCGGGCTGATGACCTTCACGGCCCTGTTCGCGGGGCGCCAGAGCCGGGTCGAGCCGATGCGCCGCGCGGCCTTCCTGGCAGCCGCGGTGGCGCTGGCGATCGCCTCGCTGGGCACCGGCCAGCTGTGGATCGGCCTGGCCGGCATCATGCTGTTCGGCCTGCCGCACGCCTTCTACAATGCGCTGATCCAGGTCTGGGCGGCGGACCGCTTCGGCGGCCACGGCCAGGGCGCGGTGATGGGCCTGCTGTCGACGACTTTCTGCCTGGCCAACATCCTGATGGCGGCGGCCGGCGCCGTGTTGACCCTGGTCGATACGCGGCTGGTGCTGGTGGTGGGAGCGCTGCTGACGGCGTGGGCGGCGACGCGCATGCGGGCGTGGAGCAGGGCGGCGCAGGTGGTCGGGCAATAAAAAAGGCGGGCACCGCAGTGCCCGCCCTCCTGCAACGCTGCTACGCCATCAGTCGGCCGCGTAGATATCGTTGTTCTTGGTCTCGCGCACGAACAGCATGCCGATCACGAAGGTGATGGCGGCGATGACGATCGGGTACCACAGGCCATAGTAGATGTCGCCCTTGGCCGCCACCAGCGCGAACGAGAAGGTCGGCAGGAAGCCGCCGAACCAGCCGTTGCCGATGTGGTAGGGCAGGGACATCGAGGTGTAGCGGATGCGGGTCGGGAACATCTCGACCAGCATCGCCGCCACCGGGCCGTAGACCATGGTCACGTACAGCACCAGCACGAACAGCAGCAGCACCACCATCGGCTTGTTGATGGCGGCAGGGTCGGCCTTGGCCGGGTAGCCGGCGGCCTTCACGGCGGCGCCCAGGTCTTTCTTCAGTGCCGCGTCCTTGGCCTTGCTGGCGGCGTCGAAGTCGCGGCCGTCCGCGGTCATGGTGGCGTTGAAGGACGGGTAGACCTTGTCGCCGATGTGGACGCTGGCGACGGTGCCGGCCGGCGCATTCTGGCGCGTGTAGCTGACCGAGGCGGCGGTCAGCTGGGCGGTCGCGATGTCGCAGGACGAGGGGAACTTCTCGGTGCCGGTCGCCTTGAACTGGAAGTGGCAGTCGGCCGGGTCGGCCACCACCACCACCGGCGCGCTTTGCAGCGCGGCGGCCAGGGCCGGGTTGCCGTAGCTGGTCAGGCCCTTGAAGATCGGGAAGTAGGTCAGGGCCGCGATCAGGCAGCCGGCCATGATGATGCCCTTGCGGCCGATGCGGTCGGACAGGGAACCGAAGAACACGAAGAAGGGCGTGGCGAGAGCCAGCGCGATCGCGATCAGGATATTCGCGGTGGCGGGCTCGATCTTGAGGGTCTGGGTCAGGAAGAACAGGGCGTAGAACTGCCCGGTGTACCAGACCACG
This window of the Massilia sp. WG5 genome carries:
- a CDS encoding GNAT family N-acetyltransferase, producing METQRLILRPFTLDDAEAWLPLITLPEIVRYTGDTPVASVDEAREVLRTRPLRDYAVHGYGRMAVIEKASGRLIGFSGLKYLEDLHEVDIGYRFLPDCWGKGYASESAGVLMEHGRRVHGFRRIVGMAHPDNAGSIRVLDKLGLRFERLLDPEPDGVRLRLYADAPAK
- a CDS encoding 3-hydroxyacyl-CoA dehydrogenase NAD-binding domain-containing protein, whose translation is MSADYQVQNHVAVITLNNPPVNGLGLATRSAAVEALQRAEADPGVKAVVITGAGKAFSGGADIREFNSPKALTEPTLHTLIRTAEGLAKPVVAAVHSVCMGGGLELALGCHYRVAVPGAQIALPEVKLGLLPGAGGTQRLPRVLGLEAALDMIVSGNPVPSEKLAGSLFDEVFPAGTELVAAAVAFADKVADARPLPRVRDRTVEHADAQGFLDAARARVKAAAGAFPAPLECVETIAAAVKLPFEEGCKFERERFIHLTQTVESKALRHAFFAERAAGKIPDVPADTPVREIRSAAVVGAGTMGGGIAMNFANAGIPVTILEMQQEALDKGLATIRRNYENTVRKGKLTPDKCEQRMALVKGTLAYEDIAQADIVIEAVFEDLKVKESVFRQLDAVMKPGAILASNTSTLDLDRIAGFTQRPQDVIGLHFFSPANVMKLLEIVRGARTGKDVLATALALSKKLKKTGVVSGVCDGFIGNRMVEQYICQAGFLLDEGALPRQVDRAIEDFGFAMGPFRMGDLAGNDIGWYIRKRRAVEMPGVAYSKTADLLCEQGRFGQKTGAGWYDYQAGDRSPHPSQPVDDMIVRHSKELGIERREISDREIVERLVYALVNEGAKILEEGIALRASDIDMVYLSGYGFPLYRGGPMFYADTVGLPTVLAAIEQYARGYHGEAWQPAPLLQRLAAEGRGFNS
- a CDS encoding MFS transporter, with the protein product MKNALLIATACLLGLLSTTGASLPYPILPPLFVNGAADGFTNFLGLPPKLLFACALMVNPVGLLIGTSVLGSLSDRYGRRPLLLFTTVGAALGHFLSAWALAVRSYPLFLLARFGTGLLEGQSAIVRAMLAERLQGPIRNHALSWLNGALHLGWLVGPLLAGFTVGWGLTVPFHIAAVALLLGAALVAIALERQPRVDGPGWSAMWSVARERHAFNLLRHEGLRSLFGVQLAYTCGVTAFYEFYPLWLVEVGHYDTRAISLVNVGMCGLMTFTALFAGRQSRVEPMRRAAFLAAAVALAIASLGTGQLWIGLAGIMLFGLPHAFYNALIQVWAADRFGGHGQGAVMGLLSTTFCLANILMAAAGAVLTLVDTRLVLVVGALLTAWAATRMRAWSRAAQVVGQ
- a CDS encoding MFS transporter, which translates into the protein MAITPGMTAGGKAAPTAGGLTREERKVIFASSLGTVFEWYDFYLYGSLAAVIAKQFFVGDPTTTFIFALMAFAAGFLVRPFGALVFGRLGDMIGRKYTFLVTILIMGGSTFIVGLLPGYASIGIAAPIILVSLRILQGLALGGEYGGAATYVAEHAPEGRRGFFTSWIQTTATLGLFLSLLVILGVRTSMDTKAFDDWGWRIPFLVSVLLLGVSVWIRMSMAESPAFAKMKAEGKTSKAPLSEAFLTWGNAKIALLALFGVVMGQAVVWYTGQFYALFFLTQTLKIEPATANILIAIALALATPFFVFFGSLSDRIGRKGIIMAGCLIAALTYFPIFKGLTSYGNPALAAALQSAPVVVVADPADCHFQFKATGTEKFPSSCDIATAQLTAASVSYTRQNAPAGTVASVHIGDKVYPSFNATMTADGRDFDAASKAKDAALKKDLGAAVKAAGYPAKADPAAINKPMVVLLLFVLVLYVTMVYGPVAAMLVEMFPTRIRYTSMSLPYHIGNGWFGGFLPTFSFALVAAKGDIYYGLWYPIVIAAITFVIGMLFVRETKNNDIYAAD